Part of the Citrobacter sp. Marseille-Q6884 genome, ATCAGCGCCTGAAGGCGCGCGGCGTCTTGATGGTTCCCGGTGATTACTTCTTCCCAGGGCTGGATAAACCCTGGCCGCATACCCATCAGTGCATGCGGATGAACTATGTGCCGGAGCCGGAGAAAATCGAGGCGGGCGTGAAGATTCTGGCGGAAGAGATAGAACGCGCCTGGCTGGAAGGCTAACACAACGCCCGGCCAGCATTCTGGCCGGGACGTCTGCTACAGCGGCTGTGAACGCAGGCGCTGCTGCTGAATTTTGACGGCATCAATACATTGCAACGCATGGGTCGGGCAAGCCTCTACACACGCGGGTCCTGTATCACGATGCCAACACAGATCGCATTTAATCGCCTGCGCCCGCGTCGTCTGCGCCACCACATTCATCGCCCCAAATGGACATGCCAGCATACAGCTTTTACAGCCAATGCAGCGCGCCTGTTCTACGAAGATGTGCTCACGTTCACGACGAATAGCATGAGTAGGGCAAACATTCGCGCAGGGTGCGTCTTCACACTGATGGCAGGCTACTGCCGTGGTGAACCGATCATCTTTAATGACCCGGATACGCGGGACAAACGCCCCAGAGGAGACCGTCGCACAATCCTGGTTTTCCTGGTGTGCAACCACGCAGGCAACTTCACAGGTACGACACCCGATACATTTCGCCGCATCCGCCATAATAAAACCGTTCATTGCCCCCTCCTTCTGCGTTAAAACCTCAGAGTGCCAGAGAGCCGGTCCCGGTTGCCTTGATCAAACAGGGGAATTGGTTAAATTTTGTCAGGTACTGAAGGGTTATGCGTATTCGCCTGAGCCGGGCGGTAAAGCCTGGCTGGGACAATATTACGCATGGCGTCCAACGGGTTGTTAGCGCCATACATAAAAGCATCATGAAAAGAGTGCCCTCTTCCATGAGGACAAACGGGTGAGAACTTAGAAACGCCAGCTCACCCCAGACAGGAAAGTGAAGCTGTCGTCGCGATCAACCATTGGGCTATCCTTAATATCGTCCGGCAGCACGCTATAATTGGCGCTTGCCAGCAATGTCAGGTTAGAGGTTAACGCATATTTTGCAGACAGACCGACGTACGGTGTCCAGCTGTCGCCAGGGGAGAAGCTGGATAATCCACTGCGGCGGGATTCATTGCCTGACACACCGTAGTAATATTCATTGAAGTTTTCGTCATAGTAGAGAACACCCACGGACGGAGTGAGCGTCAGCTTGCCCATCGGCATTTGACGGAACAGGGAGGCTTCACCAATCCAGCCATTGCTGTTATCCAGAACATCGGCAGCAGCGGAGACTTTAACGCTACCCCAGCTCTCGTGGTGATACCACGCAACCCCTGCCATTGCCGTGCTGTCGCGCTTGTCCAGTTGCTTCATCGCATGATCGTCGTTATCAGCGGGATCAAACTCAAGCGGCATCCACGACGCAGTAATGCTAAATTCATTACTTTTACTTTTGGACAGAATATAGCCTAACGTTGTTTGCCTAAAATAAAATGATTCACTTTCATAACTGACAAGCGGTACTGCGTGAACATTATCATTATATCCACGATAAGGAGATTCATTATATACAGCGCCACCGCCAATAGAAAATTCTGCGGCTGTCGCACTAGCCATAAAAGAAAAGGCAAATAGCGCCACAATATTGCGTTTAATTAACATGCCAACATTCCATTTTAAAATAAGCTACAAAACGCGGGCATAATAATGCTTACAATTTCATCAGTGCAAGGCGCATATTTATATAGTAATATATACAATCCTATATATATTGGGTTCGGCGATGAACAAACAACAACTCAAACACCGGGAGCTGAAGATAATTTCAGTCATTGCTGCCAGTGAAAATATCAGTCATGCAGCGACAGTCCTCGGCATCGCGCAAGCCAACGTCAGTAAATATCTTGCTGATTTTGAATCAAAAGTTGGGTTGAAAGTCTTCGACAGAACCACCCGACAGCTTACCCTGACACCGTTTGGTACAGCGCTACTGCCTTACATTAATGACATGCTGGATAGAAACGAGCAGCTAAACAATTTCATTGCGGATTATAAGCATGAAAAGCGTGGTCGCGTAACGGTATATGCACCGACAGGAATAGTTACATACTTATCACAACATGTTATTGCAAAAATCCAGAATATTGGTGGTATTAGTCTTTCGCTGAAAACATATAACCTGGAGCGCAAAGCATTTTATGAAGGCGTCGATTTCCCTGACGATTGCGATATTTTAATTACCTATACACAACCTAAAGATGAATCATTAGTTGCCAGTTATATTACTAAATATGCGGTTTCTGCTTTTGCTAGCCAGGAATATCTTAATAAACATCCTATCAGTAGTCCTGAAGAACTGGAGCATCATTCCTGTATTCTTA contains:
- a CDS encoding 4Fe-4S binding protein, whose amino-acid sequence is MNGFIMADAAKCIGCRTCEVACVVAHQENQDCATVSSGAFVPRIRVIKDDRFTTAVACHQCEDAPCANVCPTHAIRREREHIFVEQARCIGCKSCMLACPFGAMNVVAQTTRAQAIKCDLCWHRDTGPACVEACPTHALQCIDAVKIQQQRLRSQPL
- a CDS encoding MipA/OmpV family protein, which produces MLIKRNIVALFAFSFMASATAAEFSIGGGAVYNESPYRGYNDNVHAVPLVSYESESFYFRQTTLGYILSKSKSNEFSITASWMPLEFDPADNDDHAMKQLDKRDSTAMAGVAWYHHESWGSVKVSAAADVLDNSNGWIGEASLFRQMPMGKLTLTPSVGVLYYDENFNEYYYGVSGNESRRSGLSSFSPGDSWTPYVGLSAKYALTSNLTLLASANYSVLPDDIKDSPMVDRDDSFTFLSGVSWRF
- a CDS encoding LysR family transcriptional regulator is translated as MNKQQLKHRELKIISVIAASENISHAATVLGIAQANVSKYLADFESKVGLKVFDRTTRQLTLTPFGTALLPYINDMLDRNEQLNNFIADYKHEKRGRVTVYAPTGIVTYLSQHVIAKIQNIGGISLSLKTYNLERKAFYEGVDFPDDCDILITYTQPKDESLVASYITKYAVSAFASQEYLNKHPISSPEELEHHSCILIDSMMIDDANIWRFTSGKGKELQDYRVTGNYVCDNTQSALALARNHLGIVFAPNKSVQKDTQAGMLVPCFSEQHEWWLDLVAIFRKREYQPWRVQFILDEMLNEIRQQLTQAQQQSPE